One window from the genome of Yarrowia lipolytica chromosome 1B, complete sequence encodes:
- a CDS encoding uncharacterized protein (Compare to YALI0B01430g, no similarity) gives MHISEDVARLVLEHTNVDDSVALSQTCRSFRAVFFELDRLMTDKVVQCCPWMTLEDEGGDRGYDSEGRSWRQRALVCAARNRAANNDKNWVRVTSEQALNKSNYSIEEPVEGKTVANPTREELKGYRGTFGDVRLPFKHRRAIAKDGVVYLRERTYPENCLDFCPVSLDLRELTVINQGVGGSADGSGRSADAVSPLREARPVCQLLDFGSESRDSFISPVSGIEVVSATPTDTGNRYPEGLVFYENIMFIDENETVMIVAKRCIASTRHEAFYVYKPDANIIDNKLQFNFNHWKQTAMDPLMPPQLIPNSSYVAVVRKIGDSNWACIEHASKKDKDLIQLMKMDTRLFSVQVFNGLLHVYKGNRLYPIWVNLDEKRKLLFNYLLPEEKGQYTLCEVKPVLKRGWKAPGGWKVSRAVPWFAKGGNGRYITVGDFRKGGGYVVADFQTGESYTTQVPYRNDGKPDFVFPSHSVNDNSISFFSWSQVVGRKIVSELDELNDSVEDGDAIDCKEESVKLAKIYDELISPPAPDSESGWEQ, from the coding sequence aTGCACATTTCAGAAGACGTGGCGCGATTGGTGTTGGAACACACCAACGTAGATGACAGTGTAGCGCTTAGTCAGACCTGTCGGAGCTTCCGGGCGGTATTTTTCGAGCTCGACCGGTTGATGACAGACAAGGTGGTCCAATGTTGTCCGTGGATGACGCTAGAGGATGAGGGCGGAGACAGAGGCTACGACTCTGAGGGCCGATCGTGGAGACAACGTGCCTTGGTGTGTGCTGCTAGAAACCGGGCCGCCAACAATGACAAGAATTGGGTCCGGGTAACGTCTGAGCAGGCCCTCAACAAGAGCAACTACTCGATTGAGGAGCCGGTCGAGGGCAAGACTGTTGCGAATCCGACCCGAGAGGAGTTGAAGGGATACAGGGGGACGTTTGGAGATGTGCGATTGCCATTTAAGCACCGCAGAGCCATTGCTAAGGACGGGGTTGTCTATCTGAGGGAGAGGACATATCCTGAGAATTGTCTTGACTTTTGTCCCGTCAGTTTGGACCTGAGAGAGTTGACTGTGATCAATCAAGGTGTAGGTGGTTCTGCAGACGGATCAGGTCGCTCCGCAGATGCAGTTTCTCCACTCAGAGAAGCTCGTCCGGTTTGCCAGCTTCTGGACTTTGGCAGCGAGAGCAGAGACAGTTTCATCTCTCCCGTGTCCGGCATCGAAGTTGTTAGTGCCACTCCCACAGATACCGGCAACAGATACCCCGAGGGGCTGGTGTTCTACGAAAATATCATGTTcattgacgagaacgaAACGGTCATGATTGTGGCAAAACGATGTATAGCGTCCACGAGACATGAGGCGTTTTACGTGTACAAACCGGACGCCAACATCATCGACAACAAGCTGCAATTCAACTTTAACCACTGGAAACAGACCGCCATGGACCCTCTGATGCCTCCCCAGCTCATTCCCAACTCGAGCTATGTTGCTGTGGTGAGAAAGATTGGAGATTCGAACTGGGCCTGTATCGAGCATGCCagcaagaaggacaaggatcTCATACAGCTTATGAAGATGGACACTCGACTTTTCAGCGTCCAGGTGTTCAACGGGTTGCTCCACGTCTACAAGGGCAACCGGTTGTATCCCATTTGGGTGAATCTTGACGAGAAGCGAAAACTGCTGTTCAACTACCTATTGCCGGAAGAGAAGGGCCAATACACTCTCTGTGAGGTGAAACCTGTTCTGAAACGCGGTTGGAAGGCCCCTGGAGGCTGGAAGGTGTCCAGAGCTGTGCCCTGGTTTGCCAAAGGAGGTAATGGAAGGTACATTACTGTGGGAGATTTCAGAAAGGGAGGAGGTTATGTTGTGGCAGACTTCCAGACGGGCGAGTCGTACACAACCCAAGTGCCCTACAGAAACGATGGAAAACCCGATTTCGTCTTTCCTTCTCATTCAGTTAATGACAACTCCATCAGCTTCTTTTCTTGGTCTCAAGTTGTCGGTCGCAAAATTGTGTCGGAACTCGATGAACTCAACGACTctgttgaagatggagatgcCATTGACTGCAAAGAAGAGTCGGTCAAACTTGCAAAGATCTACGATGAGCTCATCTCGCCACCTGCCCCGGACTCAGAAAGTGGCTGGGAACAGTGA
- a CDS encoding uncharacterized protein (Compare to YALI0B01452g, similar to Saccharomyces cerevisiae ORC5 (YNL261W); ancestral locus Anc_1.95, similar to CA2749|IPF11465 Candida albicans IPF11465 unknown function) has protein sequence MLPKDVVAATRRQVSCRDTQIKLLSVLLSEKAQEMPQSILVHGEPSTGKSTVLKHLLKQSSINHSIILAEQCLTTRILLQRTFRAVVEDSGKTLADDFEIICENVTAFMALLERFKAQYDFTKPHVIVLDGLDKLHENPSEIYHCFTRLNEMTSIRNVSFIFTISTLEPRALITSSIPHVRFTRYTKEEVVTILSEHELCRLPQTILSEAAKNGTEEEKDVLSRQFWGSYCQVLVDALSPYASSDVSLYKQIARRIWPVYVDPVITGSADMRETAKLYVQSQHIFSSEFAVADSLVQPGMEEALKRKRNNEQDLTGSYDLPLHSKYILVAAYLASYNPERYDIRFFSKQKDGRKGRRDTGRRKRLTLNPRMLEAPPFELERMLAILHSISPEEQFGTAAGVQSMSNIDLPGQIATLTTLKLLVRTSGDPLDSRTKWKVNAGWGLIERLARDIELPIHNYLLDENE, from the coding sequence ATGCTACCGAAAGATGTGGTTGCCGCCACTCGGCGCCAGGTCTCGTGCAGAGACACGCAGATCAAACTTCTCAGCGTCCTGCTCTCAGAGAAGGCCCAGGAAATGCCCCAATCGATACTGGTGCATGGCGAGCCCTCGACGGGCAAATCGACTGTTCTCAAGCATCTTCTGAAGCAGAGTTCCATCAACCACTCCATCATTCTCGCAGAACAATGTCTGACGACCCGAATTCTGCTTCAGCGCACGTTTCGGGCCGTGGTGGAGGACAGCGGCAAGACTCTTGCTGACGACTTTGAGATCATCTGTGAGAACGTGACGGCCTTCATGGCGCTGCTGGAACGGTTCAAGGCCCAGTACGACTTTACAAAGCCGCACGTGATTGTTCTGGATGGCCTCGACAAATTGCATGAAAACCCCAGTGAAATCTACCATTGTTTCACCCGACTCAACGAAATGACCAGCATTCGAAACGTGAGTTTCATCTTCACCATTTCGACCCTGGAACCAAGGGCGCTCATAACCTCCAGCATCCCGCACGTCCGCTTCACCAGATACACCAAGGAAGAAGTCGTCACAATTCTCTCAGAGCATGAATTGTGCAGACTTCCACAAACCATACTGTCTGAAGCAGCTAAGAACGGCaccgaagaagaaaaagatgTCCTCTCTCGCCAGTTCTGGGGCTCGTATTGccaggttcttgttgaCGCCCTTTCTCCTTACGCCTCCTCGGACGTGAGCCTCTACAAGCAGATTGCACGCCGAATCTGGCCTGTCTACGTCGATCCAGTCATCACGGGGTCTGCAGACATGCGCGAAACGGCCAAATTGTAcgtccagagccagcacATCTTTTCGTCCGAGTTTGCTGTCGCAGATTCTCTTGTTCAGCCCGGAATGGAGGAGGCGCTGAAACGCAAACGAAACAATGAGCAGGACTTGACTGGCAGCTACGATCTGCCCTTGCATTCAAAGTACATCCTTGTGGCGGCATATCTAGCTTCCTACAACCCCGAGCGGTACGATATCCGGTTTTTTTCCAAGCAAAAGGACGGACGAAAGGGCAGACGAGACACCGGTCGAAGAAAACGACTGACGCTCAACCCTCGGATGCTGGAGGCTCCTCCGTTTGAGCTGGAGCGAATGCTTGCGATTCTGCATTCTATTTCACCCGAGGAACAGTTTggtactgctgctggagttCAGAGCATGTCTAATATTGATTTGCCGGGCCAGATTGCCACGTTGACGACTCTCAAGTTGCTGGTGAGAACAAGTGGGGATCCTCTGGACTCGAGAACAAAATGGAAGGTAAATGCTGGTTGGGGGTTGATTGAGCGACTGGCGAGGGATATCGAGCTACCTATTCATAACTACTTGTTGGATGAGAATGAGTGA
- a CDS encoding uncharacterized protein (Compare to YALI0B01474g, similar to uniprot|P28519 Saccharomyces cerevisiae YMR201c RAD14 nucleotide excision repair protein, similar to Saccharomyces cerevisiae RAD14 (YMR201C); ancestral locus Anc_6.296), protein MLTEDQKEHQRQKALKKFEEAKRRMAEKRKATDVRDASAKRHQNRAMGAPPITRASYIEYDLANMKDTQGGYLDDEEEEDVEEWKRRQAQTFEAGPMSINPSENPQCAECKSFDIDPQFQSVFKLLVCRACKKKIPEKYSLLTKTEVKNDYLLTEPELRDRDLIPHLEKPNPHKKTYNNMMLYVRKQVEEFSIRKWGSLDELDAEYERRVEMKKQRKDKKYLDKLKEMRKKTRAENWTKTTARDVHIHDWSGDIGDDPDHVKRRCQTCGMETEELKM, encoded by the coding sequence ATGCTGACGGAAGACCAGAAAGAACACCAGCGCCAGAAAGCTCTCAAAAAGTTTGAGGAGGCCAAGCGCCGAATGGCGGAAAAACGCAAGGCCACAGACGTGCGGGACGCGTCGGCTAAACGACACCAAAATAGAGCCATGGGAGCGCCACCCATCACCCGAGCAAGTTATATTGAATACGATCTGGCCAACATGAAGGACACACAGGGTGGCTACTTGGAtgacgaagaggaggaggacgttGAAGAGTGGAAGCGGCGACAGGCACAGACATTCGAGGCCGGTCCCATGTCTATCAATCCGTCCGAGAACCCTCAATGTGCCGAGTGCAAGAGTTTCGACATTGATCCGCAATTTCAGTCCGTGTTCAAGCTGCTTGTATGTCGAGCATGTAAGAAGAAGATTCCCGAAAAGTATTCGTTACTGACTAAGACGGAGGTGAAGAACGACTATCTTTTGACCGAGCCTGAGCTCAGAGATAGAGACCTGATTCCCCACTTGGAAAAGCCGAATCCACACAAAAAGACTTACAACAACATGATGCTCTATGTGCGCAAACAGGTGGAGGAATTTTCAATCAGGAAATGGGGGTCTTTGGACGAACTGGATGCCGAGTATGAGAGACGGGTGGAAATGAAGAAACAGAGAAAGGATAAAAAGTACTTGGACAAATTGAAGGAGATGAGGAAGAAAACCCGAGCTGAAAACTGGACAAAGACAACAGCGAGGGATGTTCATATTCATGATTGGTCTGGTGATATCGGAGACGATCcggatcacgtgaaacGAAGATGTCAGACCTGTGGCATGGAGACCGAGGAGTTGAAAATGTGA
- a CDS encoding uncharacterized protein (Compare to YALI0B01540g, similar to uniprot|P22289 Saccharomyces cerevisiae YGR183c QCR9 ubiquinol--cytochrome-c reductase subunit 9, similar to Saccharomyces cerevisiae QCR9 (YGR183C); ancestral locus Anc_5.189), protein MAWATTFYNVFVKRNSAFVATILASAFVFDMTFETAIDNFWDRINAGKQWKDIRHKYIEAAGDDDEDDE, encoded by the exons ATG GCCTGGGCTACCACTTTCTACAACGTTTTCGTGAAGCGAAACTCGGCCTTCGTGGCCACCATCCTGGCTTCCGCTTTTGTCTTTGACATGACCTTTGAGACTGCCATCGACAACTTCTGGGACAGAATCAACGCTGGC AAACAATGGAAGGATATCCGACACAAGTACATCGAGGCCGCTGGcgacgatgacgaggatgacgagTAA
- a CDS encoding uncharacterized protein (Compare to YALI0B01562g, no similarity), translated as MFRVTSVSSILGWDKQINHWGAQLRLGWRPICVQFAHLQNAERYTSSMASLTGTYEKDGERVVGGTVRSDGSVRPIAKVRPGYIAKEDVPKYKPRGARERDARLGIVSAESPIARVETQASGADDNKSAIKARIQAAKAEFERKKREKEKGPRKEEKQMVEESVIFDNSGKSPDDISNMIAAVDNLDIRSTPDTTAPTKTSTTTSKLQSKHKKREDKTERSDSTQIQVESQAESESKSQVESPTNLTTTPQSTQRIPLKSRHARKAESPTEEKSSNNANKTSGYIPPHKRK; from the coding sequence ATGTTTAGAGTTACGTCTGTGAGTTCGATTCTGGGTTGGGACAAACAGATAAATCATTGGGGTGCACAACTAAGGCTGGGCTGGAGGCCAATCTGTGTCCAGTTTGCACACCTTCAGAACGCAGAACGGTACACGAGCAGTATGGCGTCCCTCACAGGAACATATGAAAAGGATGGAGAGAGAGTGGTGGGTGGAACAGTGCGATCTGACGGCAGTGTGAGACCGATTGCCAAGGTGCGGCCTGGATACATTGCCAAAGAAGATGTTCCAAAGTACAAGCCACGCGGGGCGAGAGAACGAGATGCCAGGTTGGGCATCGTGTCTGCTGAGAGTCCGATCGCTAGGGTGGAGACCCAAGCAAGTGGTGCTGACGACAACAAGTCGGCTATCAAGGCCCGAATCCAAGCTGCGAAGGCCGAGTTTGAGAGAAAGAAGCgcgagaaggagaaggggCCACggaaggaagagaagcagatggtggaggagagtgTGATATTCGACAACAGCGGCAAGAGCCCCGATGATATCAGCAACATGATTGCCGCTGTTGATAATCTGGATATCAGGTCGACTCCAGACACAACAGCACCAACAAAAACTTCAACCACCACAAGCAAGCTACAGTCGAAACACAAAAAGAGGGAGGACAAGACGGAAAGAAGCGATTCGACACAGATACAGGTCGAGTCTCAGGCGGAGTCGGAATCCAAGTCTCAGGTCGAGTCCCCGACCAATCTCACTACCACCCCACAAAGTACTCAGAGGATTCCTCTCAAGTCCAGACATGCTAGAAAGGCAGAGTCACCCACAGAGGAGAAGAGCTCAAACAATGCCAACAAAACCTCCGGGTACATTCCTCCACACAAAAGAAAGTAA
- a CDS encoding uncharacterized protein (Compare to YALI0B01584g, some similarities with uniprot|Q9HE07 Schizosaccharomyces pombe conserved hypothetical protein) gives MYTPYGTPVKNRNQGKGLRNDFAYDKNGLRRFHGAFEGGWSAGYYNTVGSQEGWTPRQWSSSKDSERATNTIEDYVDDEDDHREKSQREIVNVGPGILARWSDQKNGSGSGSMSAFEVLPETPKVYQGPAGIGYEARLVDPSESALQTTQIGTKRLTMGSTNKTISIVPGSGKKRPLLLEDEEEDELYPVTKSLPKLRKDREDTGKPKSVVKHKFLTAAQRQLMGKKSSGTGSDSTNSFTKPRTVLCSDGKLPLPGFSIVLVSNPVYKQYGLHSTPVTQQTLQTQVDSFLDSLNFTLASENPYKSKLDSKFQLAGSAVEGPKEASARTVVQEWVPSKLLCKRMGIRYEKPREEDVREVTRGGFGREKIEKLRRLFS, from the coding sequence ATGTATACGCCATACGGAACGCCAGTGAAGAACCGAAACCAGGGCAAGGGTCTCCGAAACGACTTTGCGTACGATAAAAATGGGCTCCGGCGGTTCCACGGCGCGTTTGAAGGCGGCTGGTCGGCCGGCTACTACAACACTGTAGGGTCACAAGAAGGATGGACCCCGCGGCagtggagcagcagcaaggaCAGCGAGAGGGCGACGAACACGATAGAGGACTATgttgacgacgaggatgacCACAGGGAAAAAAGCCAGCGCGAAATCGTCAACGTCGGGCCTGGAATCTTGGCTAGGTGGAGCGACCAGAAGAATGGCTCCGGCTCCGGCTCCATGAGCGCTTTTGAAGTACTTCCCGAGACGCCAAAGGTGTATCAGGGCCCAGCAGGTATTGGGTATGAAGCTCGACTGGTAGATCCATCTGAGTCAGCACTTCAAACCACTCAGATCGGAACCAAGCGACTGACTATGGgctccaccaacaagaccatTTCAATAGTCCCCGGGTCTGGCAAAAAACGGCCCCTACTgctggaagatgaggaggaggacgaaCTTTATCCCGTGACCAAGTCTCTTCCTAAGCTGAGGAAAGACAGGGAAGATACGGGCAAGCCAAAGAGTGTGGTGAAACATAAGTTTTTGACCGCTGCACAGAGACAATTGATGGGAAAGAAAAGTTCTGGGACTGGTTCTGACTCGACAAACTCGTTTACCAAGCCAAGAACGGTCCTGTGTTCAGATGGAAAACTACCACTTCCAGGATTCTCCATTGTTCTGGTGTCCAATCCCGTGTACAAACAATACGGGCTCCATTCTACTCCTGTGACCCAGCAAACACTGCAGACCCAAGTTGATTCGTTTCTGGACTCTCTGAATTTTACTTTGGCGTCAGAGAACCCCTACAAGTCGAAATTGGACAGCAAGTTCCAGCTGGCGGGGAGTGCTGTTGAGGGTCCGAAGGAGGCAAGTGCGAGGACGGTGGTCCAAGAGTGGGTGCCATCAAAGCTGCTCTGTAAGCGAATGGGCATAAGGTATGAGAAGCCGAGGGAGGAGGATGTCAGGGAGGTTACGAGAGGTGGATTTGGAAGGGAGAAGATAGAAAAGCTGAGGAGGTTGTTTAGCTAG
- a CDS encoding uncharacterized protein (Compare to YALI0B01606g, similar to Saccharomyces cerevisiae SWF1 (YDR126W); ancestral locus Anc_8.286, weakly similar to uniprot|Q04629 Saccharomyces cerevisiae YDR126w): MWLKIYLLSILAISVFTFVFLFGALPQFEDTAVWKFRKWLSNRPAAIRSWDSKYCGGRLSVVGDFCGSVVAPAAPWSVPILYCAFTTYMFSAYYEDLHPFIAENHWYYAWLAPVAYTILVVSFVLATFSDPGKITKQNHALLLNQFRFDNLMFLEDTECSTCKFTKPARSKHDRFTNKCVAKFDHYCLWINNTVGLYNYRWFLFFLLGNVWTLCWGALLAGLKMIVMVAAEYKDHPKPLPSIFSQWWQVMITNENKRVGIIFLLSVSTGALACAFTAMHFYYIYLGATTNETDKWGDIHAAISEGSVWMFQKPGFKLDRSILLQKDEEGRPNRSLTAEEREYVAQNGLALTLLTDHKPIVNIYDKGFLNNLKAVMFPNSAY; encoded by the coding sequence ATGTGGCTCAAAATCTACCTACTCTCGATCCTGGCCATCTCCGTGTTCACGTTTGTGTTCTTGTTCGGCGCGTTGCCTCAATTCGAGGACACTGCGGTCTGGAAGTTCCGAAAATGGCTCAGCAACCGTCCGGCAGCCATCAGATCGTGGGACTCAAAGTACTGTGGGGGCCGTCTCTCGGTAGTGGGCGACTTCTGCGGCTCTGTGGTTGCTCCCGCAGCTCCATGGTCCGTGCCCATTCTCTACTGCGCCTTCACGACCTACATGTTCTCTGCCTACTATGAAGATTTGCATCCGTTCATCGCAGAAAATCACTGGTATTACGCGTGGCTGGCGCCTGTGGCCTACACGATTCTGGTTGTATCTTTTGTACTTGCCACCTTCTCGGACCCCGGCAAAATCACCAAACAAAACCACgccctgctgctcaaccAGTTCAGGTTTGACAACCTCATGTTCCTGGAAGACACAGAATGTAGCACGTGCAAGTTCACCAAGCCTGCAAGATCCAAGCACGACCGGTTCACCAACAAGTGCGTTGCCAAGTTCGACCACTATTGTCTCTGGATCAACAACACGGTGGGTCTGTACAACTACAGATggttcctcttcttcctgctGGGCAATGTCTGGACCCTGTGTTGGGGAGCTCTTCTGGCAGGCCTCAAAATGATTGTCATGGTGGCCGCGGAGTACAAGGACCATCCCAAACCGCTGCCAAGTATCTTTTCGCAATGGTGGCAGGTCATGATCACCAATGAGAACAAACGGGTGGGGATTATCTTTCTGCTGTCGGTGTCTACCGGTGCTCTAGCCTGTGCCTTCACAGCGATGCATTTCTACTATATTTACCTTGGAGCCACCACCAATGAAACGGATAAATGGGGCGATATCCATGCTGCCATTTCCGAGGGCAGTGTATGGATGTTTCAGAAGCCGGGTTTCAAGCTTGATCGAAGCATTTTGTTGCAGAAAGACGAGGAGGGACGACCGAACAGATCTCTGACAGCGGAGGAGCGGGAGTACGTTGCCCAGAATGGTCTCGCCTTGACCTTGCTGACGGACCATAAACCGATTGTTAACATCTACGACAAGGGGTTTTTGAACAACTTGAAGGCAGTGATGTTTCCGAACAGCGCTTATTAG
- a CDS encoding uncharacterized protein (Compare to YALI0B01628g, similar to Saccharomyces cerevisiae MDR1 (YGR100W); ancestral locus Anc_3.444, similar to uniprot|P53258 Saccharomyces cerevisiae YGR100w MIC1 MAC1P interacting protein), translating to MSFLTSLKNKALELFEPETSSGVIQTAADTAQFSDYKRRLNKDEKFRLQFSLPDSQKLLADISVEVALQNAENPPVNPGQAARSESLIEFSNVIYQGKLYLSDSFLCFTATDARQCSFALPLLTVKRVERLPLKSYLFALSIKTYNGLTLVIQFIGIKSACDRFSLALKAQLGKNLAKIKSLKPFLATLYSEYLLNVISSGQKGDAPPPPLGGLGQVFRYPGDAKKLRDKSKMRLWLEYFQTHGRNLTLVRQQTFYKLIRVGLPNRLRGEIWELTSGSLYLRLAHQSMYNDLLEEYEGKTSQATEEIEKDLNRSLPEYSAYQDEEGIARLRRVLTVYSWKNPDVGYCQAMNIVIAAFLIYMSEEQAFWCLNVLCDKMLPGYYSKSMYGTLLDQKVFESLVEKTMPLLWDHLQRCDVQLSVVSLPWFLSIFINSMPLVFAFRIIDVFFLEGPKLLFQVALAILRINGERLLEADDDGLMIGIIKEYFLTLDQSAHPTSKNEKLRSITKFQELMVVAMKEFSVITEPLITEQRAKYQDRVLEDIEIFAKRTSIRNLHKTKNLSQDDLSVLYDRYHTYREMNLENYQNFLSSVVCWTEPQELSIDGTPDFLRRLYTRWDADMKGTLSLQNVVTGIDALKQSDLMGLMTYFFELYDDDGDGQIDREGILSMSEGLLFLTKAWREGTVYTDGAPILDQISLVELDRREQERQELLQQEEIRLAEEMEALRLEAEQQKLAEENTSEAIFDTPDTDEDDAKSTKSSKSAKSVSSRSIKSTIGSIGAAGGAVSGAAIGAVRGAVRRKSFKDIGDPMQERQKVAHEQNVRYLSAVSAFIQRAFEYANEAKKEADKEAAGDKGKDSEDSVEAHNAALDPSKPLFIDLPTFRMVVLADETLETLFAVSLPQSVILRQSDADRHKRASLRDVFDGLVADGMRVAGEVRKRIDIDKSVNDSEDIGEVVSGKDRDVLDEAI from the coding sequence ATGTCGTTTCTCACCTCGCTCAAAAACAAGGcgctggagctgtttgagccGGAAACCTCGTCCGGCGTCATCCAGACCGCCGCCGATACAGCGCAATTTTCCGACTACAAACGCCGACTCAACAAGGACGAAAAGTTCCGGCTTCAATTTAGTCTGCCGGACTcgcagaagctgctggcgGATATCAGCGTCGAGGTTGCGCTTCAGAACGCAGAAAACCCGCCCGTCAACCCGGGCCAGGCGGCCCGCTCGGAATCTCTCATTGAGTTCTCCAACGTCATCTACCAGGGCAAGCTGTACCTGTCGGACTCGTTTTTGTGCTTCACAGCCACCGACGCGCGTCAATGCTCGTTTGCGCTGCCCCTGCTGACGGTCAAACGGGTCGAGCGACTCCCGCTCAAGTCGTACCTCTTTGCGCTGTCCATCAAGACATACAACGGCCTGACGCTCGTCATCCAGTTCATCGGCATCAAGTCCGCCTGCGACCGCTTTTCGCTCGCCCTCAAGGCCCAATTGGGCAAGAACCTTGCCAAGATCAAGTCTCTCAAGCCCTTCCTCGCCACCCTGTACTCGGAGTACTTGTTGAACGTAATTTCTTCCGGCCAAAAGGGCGACGCTCCCCCTCCACCACTGGGAGGTCTCGGACAGGTGTTCCGATACCCCGGAGACGCCAAAAAGCTGCGGGATAAGTCCAAGATGCGCCTGTGGCTCGAGTACTTCCAGACGCATGGACGCAACCTGACTTTGGTGAGACAACAGACCTTCTACAAACTCATCCGAGTGGGTCTGCCCAACCGACTGAGAGGCGAAATTTGGGAACTCACGTCGGGGTCGTTGTACCTGCGTCTCGCCCACCAGAGCATGTACAACGACCTGCTTGAGGAGTACGAAGGAAAAACTTCTCAGGCCACAGAAGAGATTGAAAAGGATCTCAATCGATCTCTGCCGGAGTACTCAGCTTACCAAGACGAGGAGGGTATCGCCAGACTGAGACGCGTCCTCACAGTGTACTCCTGGAAGAACCCCGATGTTGGATACTGTCAGGCCATGAACATTGTCATTGCCGCCTTTCTAATCTACATGTCTGAAGAGCAGGCCTTTTGGTGTCTGAATGTCCTCTGCGACAAAATGCTCCCCGGATACTACTCAAAGAGCATGTACGGCACGTTGCTTGATCAGAAGGTGTTTGAGTCTCTGGTCGAGAAGACTATGCCTCTTCTGTGGGACCATCTTCAGCGATGCGACGTGCAACTGTCGGTCGTCTCTCTGCCGTGGTTCCTTTCAATTTTCATCAATTCCATGCCTCTGGTGTTTGCCTTCAGAATCATTGATGTATTCTTCCTTGAGGGACCCAAGCTTTTGTTCCAGGTGGCTCTGGCTATTCTTCGAATCAACGGAGAGCGGCTTCTTGAAGCTGATGACGATGGACTTATGATTGGAATCATCAAGGAATACTTTTTGACACTTGATCAGTCAGCTCACCCAACTTCAAAAAACGAGAAGCTCAGATCAATCACAAAGTTCCAAGAGTTGATGGTTGTCGCTATGAAGGAGTTCTCTGTCATCACTGAGCCTCTGATCACCGAGCAGCGGGCCAAGTATCAGGACCGGGTGCTGGAAGACATTGAAATCTTTGCCAAACGAACTTCCATCCGAAACCTtcacaagaccaagaactTGTCTCAGGATGATCTGTCAGTCCTCTACGACAGATACCACACTTACCGAGAAATGAATCTGGAAAACTACCAGAACTTCCTCTCGTCGGTGGTCTGTTGGACAGAACCTCAGGAACTTTCTATTGACGGTACACCCGACTTTTTGCGGCGTCTATACACCCGCTGGGACGCCGATATGAAGGGCACTTTGTCTCTTCAGAATGTTGTCACTGGAATTGACGCTCTGAAGCAGTCCGATCTCATGGGTCTGATGACGTACTTCTTTGAGCTgtacgacgacgatggaGACGGCCAGATCGATAGAGAGGGTATTCTGAGCATGTCCGAGGGTTTGCTGTTCCTGACAAAGGCCTGGAGAGAAGGTACAGTGTACACTGATGGAGCTCCCATTCTTGATCAGATATCGCTTGTGGAACTTGACCGAAGAGAGCAGGAACGCCAGGAACTCctgcagcaggaggagattcgtctggccgaggagatggaagcTCTCCGTCTCGAGgctgagcagcagaagctggcTGAAGAGAACACTTCAGAAGCTATTTTTGACACTCCTGACACCGATGAGGACGATGCCAAGAGCACCAAGAGTTCCAAGAGTGCCAAGAGCGTGTCTTCTCGATCGATCAAATCAACTATCGGCTCAATTGGAGCCGCTGGAGGTGCTGTGAGCGGAGCTGCAATTGGAGCTGTTCGAGGAGCTGTCAGACGAAAGTCGTTTAAGGATATTGGCGATCCTATGCAGGAACGGCAAAAGGTGGCTCATGAGCAGAACGTGCGGTATTTGTCTGCCGTTTCTGCCTTCATTCAGCGTGCTTTTGAATATGCCAACGAGGCCAAAAAGGaggccgacaaggaggctgctggggACAAGGGTAAGGATTCTGAGGACTCTGTAGAGGCTCACAATGCAGCTCTTGACCCTAGCAAACCCCTGTTCATCGATCTGCCCACTTTCCGAATGGTGGTTCTGGCCGATGAGACGCTCGAGACGCTGTTTGCCGTGTCTCTTCCTCAGAGTGTCATTCTGCGACAGTCTGATGCCGATAGACACAAGCGAGCGTCTCTGCGAGACGTGTTTGACGGTTTGGTGGCGGATGGAATGCGCGTTGCAGGCGAGGTGCGAAAGAGAATCGACATTGATAAGAGTGTCAATGACTCGGAGGATATTGGAGAGGTGGTGAGTGGTAAGGATCGGGATGTGTTGGATGAGGCAATCTAG